In one Thunnus maccoyii chromosome 12, fThuMac1.1, whole genome shotgun sequence genomic region, the following are encoded:
- the LOC121908398 gene encoding solute carrier family 12 member 7-like isoform X3, with the protein MPTNFTVVPVEDAEGDSNSANEAGDSKPASLGKIFGEEDDEDNLEGLHSGDESQRESSPFINSDKDREQYDGKNMALFEEEMDSNPMVSSLLSKLANYTNLTQGVREHEEAEYEDGVRKVTVMVNQMGTFIGVYLPCMQNILGVILFLRLTWIVGTAGILGSFAIVSMCCICTLLTAISMSAIATNGVVPAGGSYYMISRSLGPEFGGAVGLCFYLGTTFAGSMYILGTIEILLTYIIPTATLFEAQNKESEDTAMLNNMRVYGTCCLVLMALVVFVGVKYVNKLALVFLACVMLSIMATYAGVIKTVIEPPEVNVCLLGNRSLKNEKFETCAKTEIVKNNTVTTELWTLFCDSEYLNATCDEYFTLNNLTEIRAIPGLLSGVIKDNLWGDYGPADMLIEKKKQFSVPAQDMSDDINKPYVFNDIATYFTLLVGIYFPSVTGIMAGSNRSGDLRDAQRSIPIGTIMAILTTSFIYISCVVMFGACIEGVVLRDKFGESVKKIPVIGILAWPSPWVIVIGSFFSCCGAGLQSLTGAPRLLQAIARDGIIPFLQVFGHGKANGEPTWALLLTVGICEIGILIASLDDVAPILSIFFLMCYLFVNLACAVQTLLRTPNWRPRFKFYHWTLSFLGMSLCLSLMFISSWYYALVAMVIAGCIYKYIEYRGAVKEWGDGIRGLSLNAARYALIRLEEAPPHTKNWRPQLLVMCKLDSDLAVKHPRLLSFTSQLKAGKGLTIVCSVLEGTYMTRGNDAKTGEQNLKAAMAAERTKGFSHVVVSSNLRDGFSLLIQSAGLGGMKHNAVLMAWPAAWKQARDSSARRNFIETVRETTEANQALLVAKNIDHFPSNQERLKEGTIDVWWIVHDGGMLMLLPFLISQHKVWRKCRMRIFTVAQMDDNSIQMKKDLQMFLYHLRLDAVVEVVEMHDSDISAFTYEKTLVMEQRSQMLKQMQLSRTEREREAQLIHDRNTASHSTMNDKASGATPDRVHMTWTKDKLVNERNRHREGMGIKDVFNMRPNQTNVRRMHTAVRLNEVVVKKSQNSQLVLLNMPGPPKNKKGDENYMEFLEVLMEGLDRVLLVRGGGREVITIYS; encoded by the exons GAAGAAATGGACAGTAATCCTATGGTTTCATCTCTTCTCAGCAAGTTGGCCAACTACACCAACCTGACCCAAGGTGTTCGAGAGCACGAGGAGGCTGAGTACGAGGATGGGGTCAGGAAGGTCACTGTCATG GTCAACCAAATGGGAACATTCATCGGGGTGTACCTGCCCTGCATGCAGAACATTCTGGGAGTGATCCTCTTCCTGCGTCTCACCTGGATCGTTGGTACGGCGGGAATCCTGGGCTCTTTTGCCATCGTCTCCATGTGCTGCATTTGT ACGTTGCTCACAGCTATATCAATGAGTGCCATAGCAACAAACGGAGTTGTCCCAG CGGGCGGCTCCTACTACATGATCTCCAGATCTTTGGGTCCAGAGTTTGGAGGAGCAGTGGGTCTCTGTTTCTACCTGGGAACCACCTTCGCTGGATCCATGTACATACTTGGCACCATAGAGATTCTGCTG ACGTACATCATTCCAACAGCAACATTGTTTGAAGCCCAAAATAAAGAAAGTGAAGACACAGCAATGCTCAATAATATGCGTGTCTACGGAACATGCTGCCTGGTCCTGATGGCTCTGGTAGTGTTTGTCGGGGTGAA GTATGTGAACAAGTTGGCCCTGGTTTTTCTGGCCTGTGTGATGCTCTCCATCATGGCCACTTATGCAGGAGTCATCAAGACGGTCATTGAACCACCAGAAGTTAA TGTTTGTCTTTTGGGGAACCGTTCCCTGAAGAATGAAAAGTTTGAAACATGTGCAAAGACagaaattgtgaaaaacaacactgtgaCCACCGAGCTCTGGACCCTTTTCTGTGACAGTGAATATCTCAACGCCACCTGTGATGAATACTTCACCTTAAACAACCTGACAGAGATACGGGCCATACCTGGGCTCCTGAGCGGAGTTATCAAAG ACAACCTGTGGGGTGACTATGGTCCAGCTGATATGTTgatagagaagaaaaaacagttttcagtaCCAGCCCAAGACATGTCCGATGATATCAATAAGCCCTATGTCTTCAATGACATTGCCACCTACTTCACTCTGCTGGTGGGAATATACTTCCCCTCTGTCACAG gTATAATGGCAGGCTCTAATAGGTCTGGTGATCTGAGAGACGCCCAGAGGTCGATACCAATAGGAACTATAATGGCTATCCTCACCACCTCTTTCATCT ACATTTCCTGTGTGGTCATGTTTGGAGCCTGTATTGAAGGAGTGGTGCTGAGAGACAA GTTTGGGGAGTCAGTAAAGAAGATCCCAGTAATTGGTATCCTGGCCTGGCCGTCACCCTGGGTGATTGTGATTGGCTCGTTTTTCTCCTGCTGTGGGGCGGGGCTTCAGAGCCTCACTGGCGCCCCCCGGCTGCTGCAGGCCATTGCTCGTGATGGCATTATCCCATTCTTACAG GTCTTCGGTCATGGCAAGGCTAATGGGGAGCCCACCTGGGCTCTTCTGCTGACAGTTGGGATCTGTGAGATAGGAATCCTCATCGCGTCTCTGGATGATGTGGCCCCCATCCTCTCCAT ATTTTTCCTCATGTGCTATCTGTTTGTCAACCTGGCCTGTGCTGTTCAGACTCTGCTCCGAACCCCCAACTGGAGACCTCGCTTCAAGTTCTATCACTG GACTCTGTCTTTCTTAGGGATGAGTCTATGTCTCTCGCTCATGTTTATCTCCTCTTGGTACTACGccctggttgccatggtgatagCTGGCTGTATCTACAAGTACATTGAGTACAGAGG GGCAGTGAAGGAGTGGGGAGATGGTATTCGAGGTCTGTCCTTAAATGCAGCACGGTACGCTCTCATCCGCCTGGAGGAAGCACCGCCACACACCAAAAACTGGag ACCTCAGCTGCTGGTGATGTGTAAGCTGGACTCAGACCTGGCGGTGAAACATCCTCGTCTCCTGTCCTTCACTTCGCAACTCAAAGCAGGGAAGGGACTGACCATCGTCTGCTCAGTCCTGGAAGGAACCTACATGACCCGGGGGAATGATGCCAAGACTGGAGAGCAG AACTTGAAAGCAGCCATGGCTGCAGAGCGGACCAAGGGTTTCTCCCACGTGGTTGTGTCATCCAACCTGCGAGATGGTTTCTCCCTGCTCATCCAGTCAGCAGGACTGGGAGGAATGAAGCACAACGCCGTCCTGATGGCTTGGCCAGCAGCTTGGAAACAAGCCCGGGACTCCTCCGCAAGGAGGAACTTTATAG AAACAGTGAGGGAGACGACTGAAGCAAATCAGGCTCTGCTGGTTGCTAAGAACATCGACCATTTCCCTAGTAACCAGGAGCGTCTGAAAGAGGGAACCATCGATGTGTGGTGGATTGTACATGACGGTGGAATGCTCATGCTGCTGCCGTTTTTAATAAGTCAGCACAAG GTATGGAGGAAATGTAGAATGCGAATCTTCACGGTGGCCCAGATGGATGACAACTCCATCCAGATGAAGAAAGATCTCCAGATGTTTCTCTACCATCTACGCCTGGATgcagtggtggaggtggtggagatg CATGACAGTGACATCTCAGCCTTCACCTATGAGAAGACGCTGGTGATGGAACAGAGGTCTCAGATGCTCAAACAGATGCAGCTGTCCCgcactgagagggagagagag GCCCAGCTGATCCATGACCGGAACACAGCGTCTCATTCTACAATGAATGACAAAGCTTCAGGGGCCACACCAGATCGCGTCCACATGACCTGGACCAAAGACAAACTAGTCAATGAGaggaacagacacagagaaggcATGGGAATTAAAGACGTGTTTAATATGAGACC CAACCAGACCAACGTGCGCAGGATGCACACTGCTGTGAGACTGAATGAGGTAGTGGTCAAGAAATCCCAGAATTCACAGCTGGTGTTGCTCAACATGCCAGGCCCACCGAAGAACAAGAAAGGGGATGAGAACT ACATGGAGTTTCTGGAAGTTCTGATGGAAGGACTAGACCGCGTCCTGTTGGTTCGAGGAGGAGGTAGGGAGGTCATTACCATCTACTCCTAG
- the LOC121908398 gene encoding solute carrier family 12 member 7-like isoform X1, with the protein MPTNFTVVPVEDAEGDSNSANEAGDSKPASLGKIFGEEDDEDNLEGLHSGDESQRESSPFINSDKDREQYDGKNMALFEEEMDSNPMVSSLLSKLANYTNLTQGVREHEEAEYEDGVRKVTVMVNQMGTFIGVYLPCMQNILGVILFLRLTWIVGTAGILGSFAIVSMCCICTLLTAISMSAIATNGVVPAGGSYYMISRSLGPEFGGAVGLCFYLGTTFAGSMYILGTIEILLTYIIPTATLFEAQNKESEDTAMLNNMRVYGTCCLVLMALVVFVGVKYVNKLALVFLACVMLSIMATYAGVIKTVIEPPEVNVCLLGNRSLKNEKFETCAKTEIVKNNTVTTELWTLFCDSEYLNATCDEYFTLNNLTEIRAIPGLLSGVIKDNLWGDYGPADMLIEKKKQFSVPAQDMSDDINKPYVFNDIATYFTLLVGIYFPSVTGIMAGSNRSGDLRDAQRSIPIGTIMAILTTSFIYISCVVMFGACIEGVVLRDKFGESVKKIPVIGILAWPSPWVIVIGSFFSCCGAGLQSLTGAPRLLQAIARDGIIPFLQVFGHGKANGEPTWALLLTVGICEIGILIASLDDVAPILSIFFLMCYLFVNLACAVQTLLRTPNWRPRFKFYHWTLSFLGMSLCLSLMFISSWYYALVAMVIAGCIYKYIEYRGAVKEWGDGIRGLSLNAARYALIRLEEAPPHTKNWRPQLLVMCKLDSDLAVKHPRLLSFTSQLKAGKGLTIVCSVLEGTYMTRGNDAKTGEQNLKAAMAAERTKGFSHVVVSSNLRDGFSLLIQSAGLGGMKHNAVLMAWPAAWKQARDSSARRNFIETVRETTEANQALLVAKNIDHFPSNQERLKEGTIDVWWIVHDGGMLMLLPFLISQHKVWRKCRMRIFTVAQMDDNSIQMKKDLQMFLYHLRLDAVVEVVEMHDSDISAFTYEKTLVMEQRSQMLKQMQLSRTEREREAQLIHDRNTASHSTMNDKASGATPDRVHMTWTKDKLVNERNRHREGMGIKDVFNMRPEWENLNQTNVRRMHTAVRLNEVVVKKSQNSQLVLLNMPGPPKNKKGDENYMEFLEVLMEGLDRVLLVRGGGREVITIYS; encoded by the exons GAAGAAATGGACAGTAATCCTATGGTTTCATCTCTTCTCAGCAAGTTGGCCAACTACACCAACCTGACCCAAGGTGTTCGAGAGCACGAGGAGGCTGAGTACGAGGATGGGGTCAGGAAGGTCACTGTCATG GTCAACCAAATGGGAACATTCATCGGGGTGTACCTGCCCTGCATGCAGAACATTCTGGGAGTGATCCTCTTCCTGCGTCTCACCTGGATCGTTGGTACGGCGGGAATCCTGGGCTCTTTTGCCATCGTCTCCATGTGCTGCATTTGT ACGTTGCTCACAGCTATATCAATGAGTGCCATAGCAACAAACGGAGTTGTCCCAG CGGGCGGCTCCTACTACATGATCTCCAGATCTTTGGGTCCAGAGTTTGGAGGAGCAGTGGGTCTCTGTTTCTACCTGGGAACCACCTTCGCTGGATCCATGTACATACTTGGCACCATAGAGATTCTGCTG ACGTACATCATTCCAACAGCAACATTGTTTGAAGCCCAAAATAAAGAAAGTGAAGACACAGCAATGCTCAATAATATGCGTGTCTACGGAACATGCTGCCTGGTCCTGATGGCTCTGGTAGTGTTTGTCGGGGTGAA GTATGTGAACAAGTTGGCCCTGGTTTTTCTGGCCTGTGTGATGCTCTCCATCATGGCCACTTATGCAGGAGTCATCAAGACGGTCATTGAACCACCAGAAGTTAA TGTTTGTCTTTTGGGGAACCGTTCCCTGAAGAATGAAAAGTTTGAAACATGTGCAAAGACagaaattgtgaaaaacaacactgtgaCCACCGAGCTCTGGACCCTTTTCTGTGACAGTGAATATCTCAACGCCACCTGTGATGAATACTTCACCTTAAACAACCTGACAGAGATACGGGCCATACCTGGGCTCCTGAGCGGAGTTATCAAAG ACAACCTGTGGGGTGACTATGGTCCAGCTGATATGTTgatagagaagaaaaaacagttttcagtaCCAGCCCAAGACATGTCCGATGATATCAATAAGCCCTATGTCTTCAATGACATTGCCACCTACTTCACTCTGCTGGTGGGAATATACTTCCCCTCTGTCACAG gTATAATGGCAGGCTCTAATAGGTCTGGTGATCTGAGAGACGCCCAGAGGTCGATACCAATAGGAACTATAATGGCTATCCTCACCACCTCTTTCATCT ACATTTCCTGTGTGGTCATGTTTGGAGCCTGTATTGAAGGAGTGGTGCTGAGAGACAA GTTTGGGGAGTCAGTAAAGAAGATCCCAGTAATTGGTATCCTGGCCTGGCCGTCACCCTGGGTGATTGTGATTGGCTCGTTTTTCTCCTGCTGTGGGGCGGGGCTTCAGAGCCTCACTGGCGCCCCCCGGCTGCTGCAGGCCATTGCTCGTGATGGCATTATCCCATTCTTACAG GTCTTCGGTCATGGCAAGGCTAATGGGGAGCCCACCTGGGCTCTTCTGCTGACAGTTGGGATCTGTGAGATAGGAATCCTCATCGCGTCTCTGGATGATGTGGCCCCCATCCTCTCCAT ATTTTTCCTCATGTGCTATCTGTTTGTCAACCTGGCCTGTGCTGTTCAGACTCTGCTCCGAACCCCCAACTGGAGACCTCGCTTCAAGTTCTATCACTG GACTCTGTCTTTCTTAGGGATGAGTCTATGTCTCTCGCTCATGTTTATCTCCTCTTGGTACTACGccctggttgccatggtgatagCTGGCTGTATCTACAAGTACATTGAGTACAGAGG GGCAGTGAAGGAGTGGGGAGATGGTATTCGAGGTCTGTCCTTAAATGCAGCACGGTACGCTCTCATCCGCCTGGAGGAAGCACCGCCACACACCAAAAACTGGag ACCTCAGCTGCTGGTGATGTGTAAGCTGGACTCAGACCTGGCGGTGAAACATCCTCGTCTCCTGTCCTTCACTTCGCAACTCAAAGCAGGGAAGGGACTGACCATCGTCTGCTCAGTCCTGGAAGGAACCTACATGACCCGGGGGAATGATGCCAAGACTGGAGAGCAG AACTTGAAAGCAGCCATGGCTGCAGAGCGGACCAAGGGTTTCTCCCACGTGGTTGTGTCATCCAACCTGCGAGATGGTTTCTCCCTGCTCATCCAGTCAGCAGGACTGGGAGGAATGAAGCACAACGCCGTCCTGATGGCTTGGCCAGCAGCTTGGAAACAAGCCCGGGACTCCTCCGCAAGGAGGAACTTTATAG AAACAGTGAGGGAGACGACTGAAGCAAATCAGGCTCTGCTGGTTGCTAAGAACATCGACCATTTCCCTAGTAACCAGGAGCGTCTGAAAGAGGGAACCATCGATGTGTGGTGGATTGTACATGACGGTGGAATGCTCATGCTGCTGCCGTTTTTAATAAGTCAGCACAAG GTATGGAGGAAATGTAGAATGCGAATCTTCACGGTGGCCCAGATGGATGACAACTCCATCCAGATGAAGAAAGATCTCCAGATGTTTCTCTACCATCTACGCCTGGATgcagtggtggaggtggtggagatg CATGACAGTGACATCTCAGCCTTCACCTATGAGAAGACGCTGGTGATGGAACAGAGGTCTCAGATGCTCAAACAGATGCAGCTGTCCCgcactgagagggagagagag GCCCAGCTGATCCATGACCGGAACACAGCGTCTCATTCTACAATGAATGACAAAGCTTCAGGGGCCACACCAGATCGCGTCCACATGACCTGGACCAAAGACAAACTAGTCAATGAGaggaacagacacagagaaggcATGGGAATTAAAGACGTGTTTAATATGAGACC TGAGTGGGAGAATCT CAACCAGACCAACGTGCGCAGGATGCACACTGCTGTGAGACTGAATGAGGTAGTGGTCAAGAAATCCCAGAATTCACAGCTGGTGTTGCTCAACATGCCAGGCCCACCGAAGAACAAGAAAGGGGATGAGAACT ACATGGAGTTTCTGGAAGTTCTGATGGAAGGACTAGACCGCGTCCTGTTGGTTCGAGGAGGAGGTAGGGAGGTCATTACCATCTACTCCTAG
- the LOC121908398 gene encoding solute carrier family 12 member 7-like isoform X2, translating into MPTNFTVVPVEDAEGDSNSANEAGDSKPASLGKIFGEEDDEDNLEGLHSDESQRESSPFINSDKDREQYDGKNMALFEEEMDSNPMVSSLLSKLANYTNLTQGVREHEEAEYEDGVRKVTVMVNQMGTFIGVYLPCMQNILGVILFLRLTWIVGTAGILGSFAIVSMCCICTLLTAISMSAIATNGVVPAGGSYYMISRSLGPEFGGAVGLCFYLGTTFAGSMYILGTIEILLTYIIPTATLFEAQNKESEDTAMLNNMRVYGTCCLVLMALVVFVGVKYVNKLALVFLACVMLSIMATYAGVIKTVIEPPEVNVCLLGNRSLKNEKFETCAKTEIVKNNTVTTELWTLFCDSEYLNATCDEYFTLNNLTEIRAIPGLLSGVIKDNLWGDYGPADMLIEKKKQFSVPAQDMSDDINKPYVFNDIATYFTLLVGIYFPSVTGIMAGSNRSGDLRDAQRSIPIGTIMAILTTSFIYISCVVMFGACIEGVVLRDKFGESVKKIPVIGILAWPSPWVIVIGSFFSCCGAGLQSLTGAPRLLQAIARDGIIPFLQVFGHGKANGEPTWALLLTVGICEIGILIASLDDVAPILSIFFLMCYLFVNLACAVQTLLRTPNWRPRFKFYHWTLSFLGMSLCLSLMFISSWYYALVAMVIAGCIYKYIEYRGAVKEWGDGIRGLSLNAARYALIRLEEAPPHTKNWRPQLLVMCKLDSDLAVKHPRLLSFTSQLKAGKGLTIVCSVLEGTYMTRGNDAKTGEQNLKAAMAAERTKGFSHVVVSSNLRDGFSLLIQSAGLGGMKHNAVLMAWPAAWKQARDSSARRNFIETVRETTEANQALLVAKNIDHFPSNQERLKEGTIDVWWIVHDGGMLMLLPFLISQHKVWRKCRMRIFTVAQMDDNSIQMKKDLQMFLYHLRLDAVVEVVEMHDSDISAFTYEKTLVMEQRSQMLKQMQLSRTEREREAQLIHDRNTASHSTMNDKASGATPDRVHMTWTKDKLVNERNRHREGMGIKDVFNMRPEWENLNQTNVRRMHTAVRLNEVVVKKSQNSQLVLLNMPGPPKNKKGDENYMEFLEVLMEGLDRVLLVRGGGREVITIYS; encoded by the exons GAAGAAATGGACAGTAATCCTATGGTTTCATCTCTTCTCAGCAAGTTGGCCAACTACACCAACCTGACCCAAGGTGTTCGAGAGCACGAGGAGGCTGAGTACGAGGATGGGGTCAGGAAGGTCACTGTCATG GTCAACCAAATGGGAACATTCATCGGGGTGTACCTGCCCTGCATGCAGAACATTCTGGGAGTGATCCTCTTCCTGCGTCTCACCTGGATCGTTGGTACGGCGGGAATCCTGGGCTCTTTTGCCATCGTCTCCATGTGCTGCATTTGT ACGTTGCTCACAGCTATATCAATGAGTGCCATAGCAACAAACGGAGTTGTCCCAG CGGGCGGCTCCTACTACATGATCTCCAGATCTTTGGGTCCAGAGTTTGGAGGAGCAGTGGGTCTCTGTTTCTACCTGGGAACCACCTTCGCTGGATCCATGTACATACTTGGCACCATAGAGATTCTGCTG ACGTACATCATTCCAACAGCAACATTGTTTGAAGCCCAAAATAAAGAAAGTGAAGACACAGCAATGCTCAATAATATGCGTGTCTACGGAACATGCTGCCTGGTCCTGATGGCTCTGGTAGTGTTTGTCGGGGTGAA GTATGTGAACAAGTTGGCCCTGGTTTTTCTGGCCTGTGTGATGCTCTCCATCATGGCCACTTATGCAGGAGTCATCAAGACGGTCATTGAACCACCAGAAGTTAA TGTTTGTCTTTTGGGGAACCGTTCCCTGAAGAATGAAAAGTTTGAAACATGTGCAAAGACagaaattgtgaaaaacaacactgtgaCCACCGAGCTCTGGACCCTTTTCTGTGACAGTGAATATCTCAACGCCACCTGTGATGAATACTTCACCTTAAACAACCTGACAGAGATACGGGCCATACCTGGGCTCCTGAGCGGAGTTATCAAAG ACAACCTGTGGGGTGACTATGGTCCAGCTGATATGTTgatagagaagaaaaaacagttttcagtaCCAGCCCAAGACATGTCCGATGATATCAATAAGCCCTATGTCTTCAATGACATTGCCACCTACTTCACTCTGCTGGTGGGAATATACTTCCCCTCTGTCACAG gTATAATGGCAGGCTCTAATAGGTCTGGTGATCTGAGAGACGCCCAGAGGTCGATACCAATAGGAACTATAATGGCTATCCTCACCACCTCTTTCATCT ACATTTCCTGTGTGGTCATGTTTGGAGCCTGTATTGAAGGAGTGGTGCTGAGAGACAA GTTTGGGGAGTCAGTAAAGAAGATCCCAGTAATTGGTATCCTGGCCTGGCCGTCACCCTGGGTGATTGTGATTGGCTCGTTTTTCTCCTGCTGTGGGGCGGGGCTTCAGAGCCTCACTGGCGCCCCCCGGCTGCTGCAGGCCATTGCTCGTGATGGCATTATCCCATTCTTACAG GTCTTCGGTCATGGCAAGGCTAATGGGGAGCCCACCTGGGCTCTTCTGCTGACAGTTGGGATCTGTGAGATAGGAATCCTCATCGCGTCTCTGGATGATGTGGCCCCCATCCTCTCCAT ATTTTTCCTCATGTGCTATCTGTTTGTCAACCTGGCCTGTGCTGTTCAGACTCTGCTCCGAACCCCCAACTGGAGACCTCGCTTCAAGTTCTATCACTG GACTCTGTCTTTCTTAGGGATGAGTCTATGTCTCTCGCTCATGTTTATCTCCTCTTGGTACTACGccctggttgccatggtgatagCTGGCTGTATCTACAAGTACATTGAGTACAGAGG GGCAGTGAAGGAGTGGGGAGATGGTATTCGAGGTCTGTCCTTAAATGCAGCACGGTACGCTCTCATCCGCCTGGAGGAAGCACCGCCACACACCAAAAACTGGag ACCTCAGCTGCTGGTGATGTGTAAGCTGGACTCAGACCTGGCGGTGAAACATCCTCGTCTCCTGTCCTTCACTTCGCAACTCAAAGCAGGGAAGGGACTGACCATCGTCTGCTCAGTCCTGGAAGGAACCTACATGACCCGGGGGAATGATGCCAAGACTGGAGAGCAG AACTTGAAAGCAGCCATGGCTGCAGAGCGGACCAAGGGTTTCTCCCACGTGGTTGTGTCATCCAACCTGCGAGATGGTTTCTCCCTGCTCATCCAGTCAGCAGGACTGGGAGGAATGAAGCACAACGCCGTCCTGATGGCTTGGCCAGCAGCTTGGAAACAAGCCCGGGACTCCTCCGCAAGGAGGAACTTTATAG AAACAGTGAGGGAGACGACTGAAGCAAATCAGGCTCTGCTGGTTGCTAAGAACATCGACCATTTCCCTAGTAACCAGGAGCGTCTGAAAGAGGGAACCATCGATGTGTGGTGGATTGTACATGACGGTGGAATGCTCATGCTGCTGCCGTTTTTAATAAGTCAGCACAAG GTATGGAGGAAATGTAGAATGCGAATCTTCACGGTGGCCCAGATGGATGACAACTCCATCCAGATGAAGAAAGATCTCCAGATGTTTCTCTACCATCTACGCCTGGATgcagtggtggaggtggtggagatg CATGACAGTGACATCTCAGCCTTCACCTATGAGAAGACGCTGGTGATGGAACAGAGGTCTCAGATGCTCAAACAGATGCAGCTGTCCCgcactgagagggagagagag GCCCAGCTGATCCATGACCGGAACACAGCGTCTCATTCTACAATGAATGACAAAGCTTCAGGGGCCACACCAGATCGCGTCCACATGACCTGGACCAAAGACAAACTAGTCAATGAGaggaacagacacagagaaggcATGGGAATTAAAGACGTGTTTAATATGAGACC TGAGTGGGAGAATCT CAACCAGACCAACGTGCGCAGGATGCACACTGCTGTGAGACTGAATGAGGTAGTGGTCAAGAAATCCCAGAATTCACAGCTGGTGTTGCTCAACATGCCAGGCCCACCGAAGAACAAGAAAGGGGATGAGAACT ACATGGAGTTTCTGGAAGTTCTGATGGAAGGACTAGACCGCGTCCTGTTGGTTCGAGGAGGAGGTAGGGAGGTCATTACCATCTACTCCTAG